The segment CCGAGGATCTCCATCAGCACCATCCCGTAGCTGTACACGTCCGACTTCTCCGTGACGCCGGCGCCTAGGAGCCACTCCGGGGCCAGGTACCCCGTCGTGCCGCGCACCGTGGTCACCACCCGGCTCTGCTCCTTCCCCATCAGCGTGGACAGCCCGAAGTCCGACACCATCCCGCGGAGGCGGTCGTCGAGGAGGATGTTCTCCGGCTTCACGTCCAGGTGGACCACCTTGGCGCGGCAGTCGTGGTGCAGGTACGCCAGCGCCTTCGCCACGTCCACGGCCACCTGGTACCGCTGCACCCACGTCAGGCACCGCCCGGCGGCGCCGTGCTGCGGGAAGATCCACTTGTCCAGGGACCCGTTCTCCATGTACTCGTACACGAGGAACCGCGGGCCGTTGCGGACGAGGCAGAAGCCGAGGAGACGGACCAGGCTCACGTGCTGCACGCTGCCGATGGCCGACACCTCCGACCTGAACTCCTTGTCCACGTGCGCCGACCCGTCGATCCGCTTCACCGCCACGGACGTGCCGTCGTCGAGGATGCCCTTGAACACCGTCCCCGACGAGCCCCGCCCCACCACGTACTGGAAGCCGTCCGTCGCCGCCGACAGCGCCTCCAGCGAGAACCTGCTGGGCAGCCCGGCGACCTTGCGGAAGTAGCTGTACTCCACGCGCACCGCCGACACCTCCTCGCCGCCGTCCAGCACCGGGCGCCGCGCCATGCGCTCGGCCCGTCCATGGGGGCTTAGCGCGTGGTGCAGCAGCACCGTGACGGTGCCCGCCAGCGCGGACGACAGGATGACCG is part of the Sorghum bicolor cultivar BTx623 chromosome 10, Sorghum_bicolor_NCBIv3, whole genome shotgun sequence genome and harbors:
- the LOC8070717 gene encoding probable receptor-like protein kinase At5g20050, whose amino-acid sequence is MEGRKAKVLAGAAAVVLVALEFTLFLCFRLSRPFYLSTAVILSSALAGTVTVLLHHALSPHGRAERMARRPVLDGGEEVSAVRVEYSYFRKVAGLPSRFSLEALSAATDGFQYVVGRGSSGTVFKGILDDGTSVAVKRIDGSAHVDKEFRSEVSAIGSVQHVSLVRLLGFCLVRNGPRFLVYEYMENGSLDKWIFPQHGAAGRCLTWVQRYQVAVDVAKALAYLHHDCRAKVVHLDVKPENILLDDRLRGMVSDFGLSTLMGKEQSRVVTTVRGTTGYLAPEWLLGAGVTEKSDVYSYGMVLMEILGGRRNLQLQAEPGPSGGSRRWSYFPKLVADMAREGRVVEVLDRRLVSSAVDEASVRRLAHVALWCAQEKPGARPTMARVVEMLEARGGGAAASVDPPPPSDMVLVDLFALDPGAGPFGLPALPPGPGSAGTAASSAMSMGESFALSYLSGR